CCATTTCCCCTCACCGGTTTCGCGCGCCGTCCCGCTCGGCTCCCGACTACCGTCGTGCGCGCGCGACGGGCTGCGCGGAGTTGCGGCCGCCCGACATCCACACGAACGCGCGCAGCACGTCCGTCTCGGTGACGATGCCTATGAGCGCGCCGCCGTCGGTGACCGGCAGGGCACCGATGGAGTGGTCGAGCATGAGCTGCGCGGCGTCTCGGGCGTCGCGATCCGGGCCCACCGTGATGACCCCGCGGGTCATCACCTCGTCCACCGTCAGCTTCAGCAGCAGGTGATTGATCTCCCACACCGACAGGCTCGTGGCCCGCGACGGCAGGTTCAGCCGGATGTCGCGGTCCGTGACGATCCCGAGCAGCCGGTCCGCGTCGGTGACCAGCAGATGCCGGATGCGCTTGTCCAGCATGAGGCGTCGCGCCTCGAGGATCGGGGTCTGGGGAGGCACCGTGATCAGGTTGGCCGCCGTGGTCATCAAGTCGCCGACGAGCATGACGTTCTCCTTTCGGGCGCTTCGGCCCGGATGCGATTGCGACAGACTTCGCAGACCAGATCCTCGCTCGTGTGACCGCACACCAGACAGGGCCGCGACGGCACCTCCGCCGACAGTGATGCGGGCGCCGAGTTGCCGATCGGCTCGACCACCACTCCCGGCACCGTCAGGATCGGGCACGGCCCCAGCCGCACCACCGTCTCGGCCACGCTGCCCAGGATCTCCCGGCTCATCCCGGTGCGGCCGTGCGTGCCCATCACGATGAGATCGATGTGCTTCTCCCGCGCGTAGGCCAGGATGCTCTGGGCCGAGGACCCGGTCAGCAACGCCGTCTCGACGCGCAGGTCATGGCCCATCGCGCGGCTCACCCGCGCCAGATCCTCGGCCGGCTGCGACGGGTCGGCATTCCGCGCGACCA
This portion of the Candidatus Methylomirabilota bacterium genome encodes:
- a CDS encoding CBS domain-containing protein; the protein is MLVGDLMTTAANLITVPPQTPILEARRLMLDKRIRHLLVTDADRLLGIVTDRDIRLNLPSRATSLSVWEINHLLLKLTVDEVMTRGVITVGPDRDARDAAQLMLDHSIGALPVTDGGALIGIVTETDVLRAFVWMSGGRNSAQPVARARR
- a CDS encoding universal stress protein, with amino-acid sequence MRLNEILVPTDFSPLSALAGQIPRDMAKQAGARLHVLHVVARNADPSQPAEDLARVSRAMGHDLRVETALLTGSSAQSILAYAREKHIDLIVMGTHGRTGMSREILGSVAETVVRLGPCPILTVPGVVVEPIGNSAPASLSAEVPSRPCLVCGHTSEDLVCEVCRNRIRAEAPERRTSCSSAT